Part of the Virgibacillus necropolis genome, TTTATGGATAAGAAGGTAGATGAAGATAGATTAGAAGTCTTACATAGAGTGTAGGTACGATATTATTAGTTGGTGTTAAACCAATTAATAGTGGTGATTTGACTACTGGATATCCCCTCACATTGAACAGACTATTGGACTGTCCTTTTTTTTGAGCCCGTTTAAATAGTGAAGATTCATTAAATCTTGAGAAAAACAGGTGGCGGAAAATATGAGTGACTTTATTTTTTCTAAAAAATCGATAACGAGGGGGAAGTTAACAAAAGAGATTCAGTCAATTTATCATCAGGATAGACCTATAGTTAAAGAGATGCATGGTGACTGGGGTTCTTTAGCAGTGAGTTATAATCTATACAATGGATTTCAACCATTTGAAACAATAGATCATATTTGTATTGTAATCGGAGGGCCAGTCTTAGGCTTCCAGGATAATGAATTTTTAGTGAACGATTCTGGTGTGACAGGAACCCAAGCAATTTATGAACGCTGGGTTAATAATATTATACAATGGGATGAAGATTTAAGTGGTCCATTCGTAATATTGCTTATAAACAAGGTTACTTGGAATGTTACTTGTGTAACTGATTTAATGTCCTTTATTCCAGTATTTACTTATGTAGATTCATCAAACTTGATATTATCAACCCATGTTGATATGTTAGCAAGATTATCTGATCAACAAGACGAAATTGACTTAGTTTCGAAAGCTGACTTTATTCTGCATAGTGTCGTAACTTTCCCCTATACATCTTACACTCATCTTAGGCAGATTGAGCCAGCTACTGTGCATACTATACAACGGGGTTCAAACCAATTACAATCAAAAGCTTATTGGACTCCTGAAGAGAAAATTGTATATGAATCAATTGACCAAGCATCTGACGATTTAAGGGATGGGTTGCAAAATTATGTGAATAAGATTACCAAAAGTATGTCCCACGTTGCACAATTTATTAGTGGGGGCGAGGACTCTCGTTTACTTTCGGCTCTATTACCATATGAATGCACACGAGATGCATTTATATTTTTGGATCATATGAATATAGAGGGAAAGTTAGCTAAAAGAGCTGCTGAAACGTATGGTGCAAGCTTTAACTTAGCAACAAGAAGCAAAACACATTATTTGGAAATATTACCAGCTTGTTCTGATTTAGTAGGTAGTGATTCGCAATATGCAAACGTACATACTTTTGTATTTCATAAAAGATGTAAACTTAATGAATATTCCGCTGTTTTCGGGGGGTTATTTTCTGATGCCTTATTCAAGGGATCACGAATAAAAAAAGTTGGTGGTCAAGGGCTTTTTCCTTTCTTACCACATATTAAGGATCGGAATTATTCGCCAGGTATAAAACTAGAAAATAGTGCTTTTACTGACGAAGTTTTGTTAGAATTAACCAAACGAAGACAAGCTCATTTGCAATATGTGTCTAGTTTTCGTAGTGAATCTGCTGAAGAATGGTTTGAACTATGGCCAACTTCAATGAATAGTAGTATTCCAAACCTTCACGGTAATCGTAGGCTTTTTCGAAGTTATGAACCATTTATGGCAAAAGAAGTAGTAAAATTAAGTGCTATAGTTCCGCAAAGTTGGAAACTTAACCGTAAACTGTTTCATAACACCGTAAAGCCACTATTAGAACCTACAAAATGGCTGATGAATAGTGATGGGCGTTATCCTTACTTCCCTTGGTATATCAATAGTCTTCCACAATTTATTGTGTGGTTTTATCAGCAGGTAGGCCGTAGAACTGGATTAATAAAACGTAATCAAGGTTCGTGGGCTGAATGGAATGTAGTTATGAAAAGTTCCGCTTGGCAGCAAGCTATAAGTGAATATTCAGATGGACTTAAAGGACTAAAAAATGTTTTTGTTGACAAGGATGTTGGAAAACTTTTTAGTGAAGGAAATCTTAATAAAAAACAGCGTATGAATTTATTGCAGGTCTTATATTATTTACATAATAAGACAATTTAGATGCAAGCTGTTAAGTAATTTTATCCTTTGATTACTAATATTATTGTGATAAAAAATGTGTTATTTGTATTTAAGAGATAAATACTTACCTTCAGGAGGTTATTATGATTAACAAGATTTTATGGACTGGTGGGTGGGATTCCACATATAGACTACTTGATTTAGTTTTAAATAAAAAGAAAGTTGTACAGCCATATTATGTTTTTGACACAGAAAGAAAATCAACTGGTATGGAAATAAAAACAATGGAAAATATTAAGGCATTAATTTATAAAATGGATCCTACCTCTAAGAACAGAGTGTTAGATACTGTTACAATTGATTTAGCAAATATACCAAAAAATGAGAAGATAACAAGCAACTTCAAAAAAATTTTAACACATTCTTTTATTGGTTCTCAACATGACTGGTTAGCACGATATGTCGATTCATTGGGAATTAACGATCTTGAACTTGGAGTACATTTAGATGACAATCTTCAAAGAATTATTGAGAAGGAAGTTGTAAAAGTAGAAGAAATTGATGATAGTTTTTATAAGGTTAAAAGTAATCCTTCAGATGATAACTTGAAAATATTCTCTTATTATAACTTTCCTTTGCTAGATATGACTAAGCTGGATATGGAAAGAAAATCGAAAGAAAGCGGGTTTGGGCATATAATGGAAGTTACTTGGTTTTGTCATTGGCCCTTTAATGATAAACCTTGTGGGATGTGCAATCCTTGCAAATATACACGTCAAGAGGGTTTGGGTAGAAGAGTTTCGAATGTAACCTTATTAATGTTGTTAAATAGAAAAATTAACTCTAAGTATAGTGGATTAAAAAAGAGATTAAATTTTTTAAGGTAAACAGTTCATAAGATAAATGGTGAAAGACTACTTTTTTGTATCTATATCTTATTCGAAGTTAGATTTTATTATACCCATTGTATTCCATCATAAGGTTGATTTTTAATAGAATCGGTTAGCTTTTTTTGGTTACTAATACTTTTTATTTTTTTATATTAAATAGAAATATTATGATTATTATTAAGTTTAGAGAAGGTGATAAAAATTAAAAGATTCTTCGATCTCTTTGTTGCGATAATAGCTCTTATATTTTTTTCAGTATTTATAGTAATTACTGCAGTTTTAATTAGATATAAATTAGGCTCACCAGTTATATTTAAACAAGAACGCCCAGGGCGGAATGGAAAGTCCTTCTTTGTATATAAATTTCGAACCATGACAGACCATAAAGATGAGAACGGAGGATTGCTCCCAGACCATATTCGATTAACTAAGCTTGGTGCTTTTATTCGCAAATTAAGCTTAGATGAACTTCCTCAGCTCTTTAACGCACTTAAGGGTGACATAAGCCTAGTAGGTCCTCGCCCATTATTAATGGAATATTTACCATTATACACTGCTGAGCAAGCTCGCCGTCATGAAGTAAGACCAGGTATCACTGGATGGGCGCAAGTTAACGGGAGAAATACTATTAGCTGGGAAGAAAAGTTTGAGTTAGATGTTTGGTATGTGGATAATCAATCATTTTGGTTGGATATTAAAATACTTTTCTTGACGGTATTGAAAGTTTTTAAGTCTGAAGGCATTAATCAAGATGGACAGGCTACGATGGAGAAATTTAAAGGTACATCGGAAATGAAGGTTTCTGGAAATGACTGATCTAATTATAATAGGTGCCGGTGGTCATAGTAAAGTTGTTCAGGATATTGTAGCTGCGAATACCGATCTAGATTTATATGCAATAGTCGATGATGCTTTTGATGAAACAAATGAAGCAGATGGAATTATACATGCTAATACTAGTTTGTTAGATAGTTTAAATATAGAAAGGTACAAGTTCTGTATAGCAATTGGTAATAATGTTGTGCGAAAAAACTTATTTGATAGATTTAATATGCCTATTGAGCGATACGTGAAGTTAGTTCACCCTAGCGCTATTATTAGTAAGTTTGCTAAAATTGGTTACGGGACAGTTGTTATGCCAAATGCAGTTATAAATGCTGATACTATAATTGGAAACCACTGTATTGTTAACACAAATGCAGTGGTGGAGCACGATAATAATTTAGACGATTATGTCCATGTTTCTCCGAGTGCTACCCTATCTGGTGTAGTGAGTGTGGGAGAAGGTACACATATCGGATCGGGAGCCGTTGTTATTCCTTTGAAAAGCATTGGCAGTTGGACTACTATTGGCGCTGGTGCTGTTGTAGTGAATGATATTAGTGGTAATGTTACTGTAGTTGGAGTGCCAGCTAGAGAAATTTTAACAAAGGGCGATGAAGTTAATGAGTAATAACAAACGAATCTTCCTCTCATCCCCACATATGAGTGGAAACGAACAAAAATATATACAAGAAGCTTTTGATTTAAACTGGATTGCACCACTTGGCAATAATGTGGATGGATTGGAACGTGAACTCGCAGATTATAACGCTATTAACGATGCGGCTGTAGTTGTTTCTGGAACTGCAGCTATTCATTTGGCATTAAGACTCTTACACGTTGATTTAGATGATACAGTTTTCTGTTCATCATTAACTTTTGTAGCTAGTGCAAATCCAATTTTGTATCAAGGTGCTACACCGGTATTGATAGATTCAGAAATGGATACGTGGAATATGTCACCGTTGGCATTAGAACGTGCGTTAAGTGAAGCTAAGGCAGATGGAAAACTTCCGAAAGCCGTGATTGTTGTTAATCTATATGGCCAGAGTGCGAAGATGGATGAATTGGTGGAAATATGTGATGCATTTGGTGTACCAGTTATCGAGGATGCAGCAGAATCATTGGGTAGTACATATAAAGGTAAGAAAAGTGGTACATTCGGCAGATTTGGTGTCTTTTCTTTTAATGGAAATAAGATCATTACCACATCTGGTGGCGGTGCGCTCGTATCCAATGACAAGGAAGCATTGAAGAAATCTAGATTCCTGGCAACACAAGCTCGTGATGCTGCTGTGCATTATCAGCATAGTGAAATTGGTTATAATTATCGTATGAGTAACATTGTTGCTGGAATTGGACGTGCACAGTTGGAAGTTTTAGATGATCGTGTGGCGAAACGCCGGGCTATATTTGAGAAGTATAGGGAAGCATTCGCTGATCAACCTGGATTTGATTTTATGCCAGAATTAGAAGGTACTAAGTCTAATAGATGGCTAACGGCTCTAACTGTCGATCCTGAGCAGGCTGGTATCTCAAGGGAAGAGATTATTGAAGCATTAAATAACAAGAATATCGAGGCGCGTCCAGTTTGGAAGCCAATGCACATGCAACCGCTTTTTGATGGTGTGAAGTATTATCCGCACGAAGAAGGTAATAGCGTTTCTGATAGACTGTTTGAATATGGGTTGTGCTTGCCTAGTGGGTCGAATATGAGTGATGAGCAGCAAGATATGGTGATAGATGAGATAAAGAGTTTGTTGAAGAAGTAGTTAGAAATTAAGGAGGTTTCCATGAAACGTTCTGAGCGAAAACCTAAAAAACTATGGTTTAAAGTACCGTTAGCTATCGTATTGATAATTCTAGTTGGAGTAGGGGTATATGTTTATTCAATATATGACAACGCTAAAGATACAGTGAATGAAAAAATGCATGAACCAGTAAAATCTATTGATCATACATTGACAGCAAAAAAGATGAAGGCAACAAAACCGCTTAACATATTATTACTCGGTGTAGATGCAAGGGCGAATGACCGTGGTCGTTCAGATGCTTTGATGGTCATGTCATTAGATCCTGAAAACAACAAAATGCAAATTGTCAGTATCCCTCGTGATACGAGAACGATGATAGTTGGTAAAGGCTTTAATGATAAAATAAATCATGCCTATGCATATGGTGGCGCAGATATGTCTGTAGCAACTGTGGAAAACTTCCTGGATATTGAACTTGATTATTTTGTCCGCATGAATATGCAGGGGTTAGATGCTTTGGTTGACCAATTAGGAACAATCACAATAGATAATAAGATCGCATGGCAGGATGGAAAGTACAATTTTACAAAAGGACCTACAACAATGGACGGAGATAAAACCATGCATTTTGTCCAGATGCGTAAGCAGGATCCTGCAGGTGATTTTGGTCGTACGGCCCGTCAACGTCAAGTGATTCAAGGGATAGTTAATAAAGGTGCAAGCGTTGCATCAGTAAGTAAAATTAATGGTGTTATTGATGTTCTAGGTAACAATATGACCACTAACTTAGACTTTGATGATATGAAAAAATTATTGAGCGGTTATAAGGGTACAAGAGAGAATGTTGTTAGTTACATGATGAAGGGTAATGGTACTACGATTGACGGTACCTATTATCTCCAAGTGCCAGATAGTGAAGTTGAGAAAGTGCATGGGATGATAGCAGAAGTGAAATCGTAAAGGTTGGTGGCTTATGTTTCGCTACTTGTGTTTACGAAAGATGTAGGAAAATTAGACCATCTGCGGCTTGGTCACCGACTGTTCTTATTGATTGAGGTAATAAAAAAAGACTTAATAAGCGACAAATAATCCCTTATCCCAAAATCAGGATTCGGAACTATTTGACGCTTATTATTTAATGAAGACTTTATTCATTTAACCAAACGTTTGTACCATTGGGTTTGACAATATTAATGGATCCATCAGCTGATACTTCAAAACCTTTTACATTTTTGGTAATTGCTGCTGTTATATCCAAATTATCTAATTCAATTCTGGAAAAGTCACCCATCGCAATTTTTATTGCTTCTTGATATAGCTTAGCTCTTTCATCTTGATCGACTGTTTTTGTATTTGCTTGATCGAGCAGCTTGTCCACTTTTTCGTTAGAGTATCCTCTACCATTACCCAGTGAGCCAATTTGATCGGAATGGAACGTCTGGTTTAGGAAAAAATATGGATCTGGATACCAGGACCATCCTCCAATATACATAGGTGCTTTACCCTTTGCTGCAATTTCACTGAGAGTTCCCCATTCAGCTACTTTAATCTCTACATCAATATTCAAGTTTTCTTTCATTTGATTTTGGAATATGACCGCATAAGGTGAACGTTTTTCAAGAACATAAAGTTCTGTTTTGAATCCATCTGCATAATCTGTTTCAGCCAAAATTTCTTTTGCTTCTTTTGGATTATATTCAGGTTTTAACTTTTCAAGATCCTTGCTATAACCCCATGATTCCTTTGGTAATGGCATATAGGATACTGATGCACCACCCCATTGATTTACACCTTTAACTATTTTTTCAACATTTGTTGCTTTATAAATAGCCTCGCGTACTTTTGGATCTGCAGTAGGTCCCTCTATGTTATTTAAATCAATATATGTGAGTGACAGACCAGATTTTGAAAGTAACTTCAAATTTTTATCTTTTTCAATTACAGCCCTATTTTGTCCTTTTATATCTGTTGCAATATCGATATCACCTGAACGAATTGCATTTGCCATCATAGTAGGATCTGAAATAATTTTAAATGTTACACCATCAAGGTGCGGTTTTTCTCCCCAATATTTATCATGTCTTACAAGTTCAACTGCCTGGTCTGTTTGCCAATCCTTAAGTTGAAATGGGCCTGTACCAATAAGGTGTGCTCCAAATTGCTCTCCCCATCCTTCAACCCCTTCTTTTGGAATAATAATGTTTCCCGCGTCTGTTAACATTGCTAGTAAAGCCGCATTTGGTTCATTAAGATGAAGAGTTACTTTGAATTCTCCAGTAACCTCAATACTATCAACACCACTCAAACGATTTAAAGCCGATTTTTTGGCTGAGCGCTCCAAACTAAATTTCACATCTTCAGCAGTCATTTGTCGACCATCCTGGTATTTCCCTGGTTGGAAATATACATCATCCCTTAACGTGAAAGTATAGGATTTCATATCTTCAGATACTTCCCATTTTGTAGCAATCGATGGTTTAAAACCACTCAAATCCTTATTATAAACTAATAGAGTATCCCCGATTTGCCGTATAATCTGTGACTCGTAAGCACCCGTATATTTTATAGGGTCTAACGTGTTTGGATTTGAAGAAAGTCCAACATCCAATACACCTCCATCTTTAGGAACCTCCGAACTTGCAGTGTCATCTGTAGTGCCCGTTTCCGATTTGGAATCTGATGAACAAGCACTAATAATAAATGCAGTTGATAAAAGAATGAAAATAAAAAATAACTTTCTTAATGCTAGACTATGCATAAAAACTCCTCCTTATTATTTTTGATTCATATAATGAACCAGTTGTTTAAATAATGATTCAAAAATACTGAATATTATATAAGGTACCATTTTAAGTTTAATAAGTAAATAGTTTTTCAACAATTCTAAGAATAAAAAAATTATTATTTACAAGTATAATTGGAAATGTTAGACTACTTATATTCAAATAGTAAACTATTGATTCAAATAATGAAACAAAAGGAGGGCATTATGACGAAGTATATTATCAAACGAATACTAAGTATGATACCAACAATGTTCATTGTTTCTGTAATTGTTTTTTTTATTACACGAATAATGCCAGGAAATCCAGCAGCAGTTATGCTAGGCCCACAAGCCAGTGTTGAAGAGGTGGAAGCTCTCACGGAGGAGCTTGGTTTAAATGAACCGTTATTTACTCAGTTTATACAATATATTGGAAATCTACTTCAAGGTGATTTAGGCGTTTCTCTTGCATATCATCGCCCAATTATTGATATAATTTTGGATCGTTTCCCAAACACAGTTCTATTAACAATAAGCGCGTTATTAATTGCACTTATAATAGGAGTGTCTGCAGGAATTATTTCCGCGTCTAAACAAAATTCTCTAATTGATTATACAATCACAACTGTTTCATTAATTGGAGTGTCAATGCCTATCTTTTGGATGGGGGTTATGCTTGTACTTTACTTTAGTGTGAATCTTGGATGGTTTCCAGCAACCGGTATGGGATCAATGGATGAGGGGTTCGGGGACTTTATAAAACATCTGATACTCCCAAGTATTGCACTTGCTACCATTCCTATGGCCACATTTGCTCGTATTACAAGATCCAGTATGCTCGAGGTTATATCACAGGATTACATTAAAACAGCCAGATCAAAAGGATTAAGTGAATTTATTGTTATCAGTAAACATGCATTTAAAAATGCACTTACACCACTTCTTACAGTTTTAGGTCTACAAATATCAATGTTACTGGGCGGTGCAGTCATAACAGAAACAATTTTCAGCTGGCCAGGTATGGGGCTTCTGGTTATTGAGGCAATTGAAAAACGTGATTTTGTTGTTGTTCAAAGTACAGTTCTATTTATTGCATTAATTTTTGTAGTTGTAAATTTAGTTGTTGACATACTATACAAGGTTGTAAATCCAAAGGTGAATTATGCGTCAGATAAAAAGGGGGGTAAATAATGGGATTAAGACAAACGCCGGAAGACACTATTGAAGCTAATGAAATACGGCTTAATAAAGAGCAATCATTATTTAGAAAGTTAGTTAAAAATAAACTTGCTGCTTTTGGTCTAACAGTTATTATACTATTAATCATTACAGCATTATTTGCTCCATTCATCGCAACACATGATCCACTAAAAATGGATGTAACTAAATCACTTTTGGCTCCTGGAACAGAGGGGCATATACTTGGAACGGATAACTTTGGTAGAGATATATTTAGTAGAATCGTATATGGCTCACGAATTTCTTTAGTGGTTGGTGTTACAGCTGTTTTATTTGGTGCAATATTTGGTTCCTTTCTAGGAGTAATATCCGGCTATTTTGGAGGAATTATAGATTCCATTATTATGCGTATTATGGATGGCATCTTTGCATTTCCATTTATATTATTAGCAATATCATTAATGGCGGTGCTTGGTCAAGGGCTGGGAAATGTAATCATAGCGATAGGTATTGCCATAATACCTGGTTTTGCAAGGGTTATACGTGGGCAGGTACTTAGCATTAAAGAAATGGAATATGTAGAAGCAACAAGATCATTAGGTGCGAAGAATGGCAGAATAATTTTTCATCATGTATTGCCAAACAGTATAGCGCCATTAATTGTATATGCAACAATGAGTGTAGCGGGGGCTATTATATCTGAAGCTTCTTTAAGTTTTTTAGGGCTCGGCGTCCAACCGCCAACACCATCCTGGGGTAGTATTTTACAAAATGGTAAGGACTTCCTTGTTATAAGTCCTCAAATGGCTACATTCTCCGGAATAGCAATACTAGTTACGGTGCTCGGTATTAATATATTTGGCGACGGTTTACGTGATGCATTAGATCCAAAAATGAAGGGGTAGTTTAAGGAGGTTGGAAAATGTCGAATGTTATTTTAGAGGTAAAGAATTTAGAAGTTCAATTTCGTACAGGTTCTACTATTACAACAGCAGTAAACGATGTTAGCTTTACATTAGATAGAAAAGAAAACATCGGAATAGTAGGAGAATCTGGGTCAGGTAAAAGTGTAACGGCAACTTCTTTATTGCGCCTTATACCTAATCCCCCCGGAAAAATATCAAATGGAAATATATTCTTTGAAGGTAAAGATATACTTACATTACCTGATAAAGAAATGAGAGACATACGTGGGAATGAAATATCAATGATTTTCCAGGATCCTACAACAAGTTTAAATCCAGTGTTTACAGTGGGAAACCAAATTATTGAGTCAATTAAAACACATGAGGACATTTCAAAAAAAGAAGCAAAACAGAAAGCATTAGAAATGTTGGAGTTAGTGGGGATACCTGCACCAAAAAAACGAATTAATATGTACCCACATGAGTTTTCGGGTGGAATGAGGCAACGCGTAATGATTGCTATCGCCCTTGCCTGCAACCCTAAATTATTAATAGCTGATGAACCTACTACTGCATTAGATGTTACTGTACAAGCACAAATACTTGATCTTATGAAAAACTTACAAAATAAATTGGATACATCGATTGTAATGATTACCCATGACCTTGGTGTAGTTTGGGAAACATGTGACAAATTATTGGTAATGTATGCAGGAAATATAGTTGAATCAGGTAATGTAAATGATATTTACGATAACCCTTTACACCCCTATACCTGGGGATTACTTGATTCCCAGATTACAAAAAGTACGCCTGATGATAAAAGTCTTTCTACAATTGCGGGAAGTCCCCCTGATTTAAGCCAGGAAACAACAGGATGTCCATTTGCAGCAAGATGCCCATACGCACAGGATGTATGCTTCTCAGAAAGACCCGAAAGAAAGGAAATTGAAAAAAACCATTTTGTTTCTTGTCATTTTCAAACGAAGGAAAATCAATTAGAAAGGAAGGTGTAAGAAAATCATGACAGAAGCAATATTAAAGGTTAGAAACCTAAAAAAGCATTTTCCATTAAGTAGCCCAATCCCTTTTAAAAAGTCGAGGCAAAGTGTTAAAGCAGTTGATGGTTTGGATTTTGATGTCTATCCTGGCGAGACACTTGGAGTCGTAGGTGAATCAGGCTGTGGGAAGTCTACAATGGCCAGATTAGTGAACCAATTAATTACACCTTCTGAAGGTATTGTTGAATTTAAGGGTAAAAATTTGGTTCATATGGGTAAAGAAGATTTAAGAGTTTCCAGAAAATCTATTCAAATGATTTTTCAAAACCCATATGCATCATTAAGCCCGAGAAAAAATGTAGGGCAGTTAATTGCAGAGCCACTCGTTATTTTTAACGTTGGAGATGCTGAATCGAGAAATAAACGAGTTTCTGATTTACTGGAGATCGTTGGTCTAAAAAAGTACCATGCTAGAAGATATCCACACGAGTTCTCCGGTGGGCAACGGCAACGGATTAATATTGCCAGGGCTCTAGCATTAAACCCGGAGATCATCATTTGTGATGAGGCTGTTTCAGCATTGGATGTTTCTGTTCAAGCACAGATTATCAATCTATTAAAAGACCTGCAAAAAGAATTCAATTTAACTTATATTTTTATTTCCCATGATTTAAATGTTGTTCGGTATACTTGTGACCGTATTGCGGTAATGTATTTAGGCAAAATTGTAGAAATAGGGACATACAAAGA contains:
- a CDS encoding asparagine synthase-related protein; protein product: MSDFIFSKKSITRGKLTKEIQSIYHQDRPIVKEMHGDWGSLAVSYNLYNGFQPFETIDHICIVIGGPVLGFQDNEFLVNDSGVTGTQAIYERWVNNIIQWDEDLSGPFVILLINKVTWNVTCVTDLMSFIPVFTYVDSSNLILSTHVDMLARLSDQQDEIDLVSKADFILHSVVTFPYTSYTHLRQIEPATVHTIQRGSNQLQSKAYWTPEEKIVYESIDQASDDLRDGLQNYVNKITKSMSHVAQFISGGEDSRLLSALLPYECTRDAFIFLDHMNIEGKLAKRAAETYGASFNLATRSKTHYLEILPACSDLVGSDSQYANVHTFVFHKRCKLNEYSAVFGGLFSDALFKGSRIKKVGGQGLFPFLPHIKDRNYSPGIKLENSAFTDEVLLELTKRRQAHLQYVSSFRSESAEEWFELWPTSMNSSIPNLHGNRRLFRSYEPFMAKEVVKLSAIVPQSWKLNRKLFHNTVKPLLEPTKWLMNSDGRYPYFPWYINSLPQFIVWFYQQVGRRTGLIKRNQGSWAEWNVVMKSSAWQQAISEYSDGLKGLKNVFVDKDVGKLFSEGNLNKKQRMNLLQVLYYLHNKTI
- a CDS encoding 7-cyano-7-deazaguanine synthase — translated: MINKILWTGGWDSTYRLLDLVLNKKKVVQPYYVFDTERKSTGMEIKTMENIKALIYKMDPTSKNRVLDTVTIDLANIPKNEKITSNFKKILTHSFIGSQHDWLARYVDSLGINDLELGVHLDDNLQRIIEKEVVKVEEIDDSFYKVKSNPSDDNLKIFSYYNFPLLDMTKLDMERKSKESGFGHIMEVTWFCHWPFNDKPCGMCNPCKYTRQEGLGRRVSNVTLLMLLNRKINSKYSGLKKRLNFLR
- a CDS encoding sugar transferase, whose protein sequence is MKRFFDLFVAIIALIFFSVFIVITAVLIRYKLGSPVIFKQERPGRNGKSFFVYKFRTMTDHKDENGGLLPDHIRLTKLGAFIRKLSLDELPQLFNALKGDISLVGPRPLLMEYLPLYTAEQARRHEVRPGITGWAQVNGRNTISWEEKFELDVWYVDNQSFWLDIKILFLTVLKVFKSEGINQDGQATMEKFKGTSEMKVSGND
- a CDS encoding acetyltransferase: MTDLIIIGAGGHSKVVQDIVAANTDLDLYAIVDDAFDETNEADGIIHANTSLLDSLNIERYKFCIAIGNNVVRKNLFDRFNMPIERYVKLVHPSAIISKFAKIGYGTVVMPNAVINADTIIGNHCIVNTNAVVEHDNNLDDYVHVSPSATLSGVVSVGEGTHIGSGAVVIPLKSIGSWTTIGAGAVVVNDISGNVTVVGVPAREILTKGDEVNE
- a CDS encoding aminotransferase class I/II-fold pyridoxal phosphate-dependent enzyme — translated: MSNNKRIFLSSPHMSGNEQKYIQEAFDLNWIAPLGNNVDGLERELADYNAINDAAVVVSGTAAIHLALRLLHVDLDDTVFCSSLTFVASANPILYQGATPVLIDSEMDTWNMSPLALERALSEAKADGKLPKAVIVVNLYGQSAKMDELVEICDAFGVPVIEDAAESLGSTYKGKKSGTFGRFGVFSFNGNKIITTSGGGALVSNDKEALKKSRFLATQARDAAVHYQHSEIGYNYRMSNIVAGIGRAQLEVLDDRVAKRRAIFEKYREAFADQPGFDFMPELEGTKSNRWLTALTVDPEQAGISREEIIEALNNKNIEARPVWKPMHMQPLFDGVKYYPHEEGNSVSDRLFEYGLCLPSGSNMSDEQQDMVIDEIKSLLKK
- a CDS encoding LCP family glycopolymer transferase, whose translation is MKRSERKPKKLWFKVPLAIVLIILVGVGVYVYSIYDNAKDTVNEKMHEPVKSIDHTLTAKKMKATKPLNILLLGVDARANDRGRSDALMVMSLDPENNKMQIVSIPRDTRTMIVGKGFNDKINHAYAYGGADMSVATVENFLDIELDYFVRMNMQGLDALVDQLGTITIDNKIAWQDGKYNFTKGPTTMDGDKTMHFVQMRKQDPAGDFGRTARQRQVIQGIVNKGASVASVSKINGVIDVLGNNMTTNLDFDDMKKLLSGYKGTRENVVSYMMKGNGTTIDGTYYLQVPDSEVEKVHGMIAEVKS
- a CDS encoding ABC transporter substrate-binding protein — encoded protein: MHSLALRKLFFIFILLSTAFIISACSSDSKSETGTTDDTASSEVPKDGGVLDVGLSSNPNTLDPIKYTGAYESQIIRQIGDTLLVYNKDLSGFKPSIATKWEVSEDMKSYTFTLRDDVYFQPGKYQDGRQMTAEDVKFSLERSAKKSALNRLSGVDSIEVTGEFKVTLHLNEPNAALLAMLTDAGNIIIPKEGVEGWGEQFGAHLIGTGPFQLKDWQTDQAVELVRHDKYWGEKPHLDGVTFKIISDPTMMANAIRSGDIDIATDIKGQNRAVIEKDKNLKLLSKSGLSLTYIDLNNIEGPTADPKVREAIYKATNVEKIVKGVNQWGGASVSYMPLPKESWGYSKDLEKLKPEYNPKEAKEILAETDYADGFKTELYVLEKRSPYAVIFQNQMKENLNIDVEIKVAEWGTLSEIAAKGKAPMYIGGWSWYPDPYFFLNQTFHSDQIGSLGNGRGYSNEKVDKLLDQANTKTVDQDERAKLYQEAIKIAMGDFSRIELDNLDITAAITKNVKGFEVSADGSINIVKPNGTNVWLNE
- a CDS encoding ABC transporter permease, whose product is MTKYIIKRILSMIPTMFIVSVIVFFITRIMPGNPAAVMLGPQASVEEVEALTEELGLNEPLFTQFIQYIGNLLQGDLGVSLAYHRPIIDIILDRFPNTVLLTISALLIALIIGVSAGIISASKQNSLIDYTITTVSLIGVSMPIFWMGVMLVLYFSVNLGWFPATGMGSMDEGFGDFIKHLILPSIALATIPMATFARITRSSMLEVISQDYIKTARSKGLSEFIVISKHAFKNALTPLLTVLGLQISMLLGGAVITETIFSWPGMGLLVIEAIEKRDFVVVQSTVLFIALIFVVVNLVVDILYKVVNPKVNYASDKKGGK
- a CDS encoding ABC transporter permease — encoded protein: MGLRQTPEDTIEANEIRLNKEQSLFRKLVKNKLAAFGLTVIILLIITALFAPFIATHDPLKMDVTKSLLAPGTEGHILGTDNFGRDIFSRIVYGSRISLVVGVTAVLFGAIFGSFLGVISGYFGGIIDSIIMRIMDGIFAFPFILLAISLMAVLGQGLGNVIIAIGIAIIPGFARVIRGQVLSIKEMEYVEATRSLGAKNGRIIFHHVLPNSIAPLIVYATMSVAGAIISEASLSFLGLGVQPPTPSWGSILQNGKDFLVISPQMATFSGIAILVTVLGINIFGDGLRDALDPKMKG
- a CDS encoding ABC transporter ATP-binding protein, with amino-acid sequence MSNVILEVKNLEVQFRTGSTITTAVNDVSFTLDRKENIGIVGESGSGKSVTATSLLRLIPNPPGKISNGNIFFEGKDILTLPDKEMRDIRGNEISMIFQDPTTSLNPVFTVGNQIIESIKTHEDISKKEAKQKALEMLELVGIPAPKKRINMYPHEFSGGMRQRVMIAIALACNPKLLIADEPTTALDVTVQAQILDLMKNLQNKLDTSIVMITHDLGVVWETCDKLLVMYAGNIVESGNVNDIYDNPLHPYTWGLLDSQITKSTPDDKSLSTIAGSPPDLSQETTGCPFAARCPYAQDVCFSERPERKEIEKNHFVSCHFQTKENQLERKV